CGATTCAATCAACTCAGATGATAACTACATCCCACTTTTTACAGGAATATGACCTCATTCTAGTCTTAAAAATAGTTAAAGAACATGACTGTCTTACAAGAGACAAGTGTAAAAGGAATCGAAAAAGTAGATAACATTAATAGAAATAATATATCTTAGTGCTATAAACGTTAGCTGTCTTTAAAATAACGAATACAAAAAGCAACTCTTGCATAATATAAAATACATCACGAATGACGACCACGAAAAAACAGCCCTGCAATGCATGTGGGGCTGTTATATTATTTGTACATTAAAAATATCCTCAAATTTAATTCTGTGAACTTCCTCAAATTTATCCATTACTCTAATATGTTTGTTGAGCTGATCTACATAATGAATATGTCCCATGCATAGTTTAAAAGCTCCATCTTCAAAATACGTTACAGTCACTTCTTGTGTAAACTCCATAGACTCCAGGATTGTATTGTTAATTTCTTCTATTTCATGCTCATCTAATACACGCTTTTGCACCTTATAATAGTCAGCCTTTGCTTCTTTCATCATCTTCATATGTTCAGGTTGTATAAATGCTGGCATCCATTTCATTATTCCTCTGTCCTTCAAATGTATCACTCCTTTACCTATATCATATGCGAAAATACGTTCGATTAATACATTGAATTAGAATGTGTGTTCGCTTATAATGTAATTAAAGGAGATGCTTATAATGAGAAGCATATTAAAAAGAGCTCAATTTACAAAAGTTATATTAGAAATTATTTATATAGATCAAAAGGGGATTATTACACAAAGAGCCATTAGAGTAATGGATATAAAGAATAATACTGTAACGGCTTATTGCTTTTATAGAGATAGAAAAAGAACATTTAGATTGGAGAATATACTATCAGCAACTATGAAGGCAGATCGGTGGAAAAAACACGCCTAAAAGTATATTTTTTATGAGAGAGGCATACTCCTTATTCACAATAAATGAATAGGGAGTATTATGAGGCTTTAACTAATTATCTGCTGACTCCAAAGATTTACTGAAAACCATCTTTCTATGATAACTGGTGTATTTTTCTCGATTTGATGAACGACTGTTGTATAATACTTCTTCGATATTTCGAGAAACCTTAATTTCATCTAATATTATTTTAACCAAAGCATTAATTTCAGGTTCATTAGGTTCGTACGATACCCAAGACGACATGAAATCAAACTCTGAACCGTGTCTAAATAATCTACCAGGTAGAGCATAATGTTCTCTGTTTCCAATTAATATTCCATATCGTAAATAAGGATGGACGTTTTTATGTGAAGCAGCTTTTTGACTGTAGGTTATTGCATCATGTGATGTAGTTTTAAATACTTTACCTTCAATTATGATACGAGGTTTCCAACTTTGCTCATTGTCTTCTTCGTAAATTAAAAGGTCTGCTGTGAACTTTTCAGGATTGTAATATTCAATCTGGTTGTCATTAGCATGATTAAAGTACTTATTAATTTCAGTGACATAGGGTAACTTTTTTTGTACGTCTATTTTGATCAAGGGCTCTAGGTGACTAATTCTTTCTCGTAATAAGTTTGCAACTATTTGATTCATCCATTCTACTTCTTTCATTTTTTCACCTCTTAAAATTTTTAATTTCTTTAAATAATATGATGATATTCATTAGTTTATATCTAAAAGAGCTATTCTTAGAGAATCTAAAAAATTTAATTAAATAGAATAGTACTAGACATATTTTCATGCATTTTAGCACTGTACAACACAAGTGAACTATCAATAACTAATCTCCAGGGGACATTAATAAGATATAGGGGATTATTATTGATAATGGAAGAGATTTTTCCATCTATCATCGGCTATACCAGAAAATTAAAAGAGTTGGATATGCTAATTGTTCTAAATAGTAGATAAGAAAAGTAGTATTTATATAAAGGGGGACTGTGAATGAAAAGAAGTATAATAGGTATAAGTATTTCTGTAATTATAATGTGGGAGTGTATGTTTCATATAAATTTGATTTGAGCATTATACACACTCAACCTCTTACCGAAGAAGAATTAATAAGTATACGAGAAGAGATAAAAAATACCACTTTCAATTATCGAGAATATGGAAATTCTTTAAGCCTAATAATGGTTAAAGATTTTAAGGAACTAAAGGTTAGCGAGCAACTTGAAACTTTAATGAGGTTATTTAACTATTATGAAGTGTATTATGAAGATTTTGATACATTGACCGTTAGACATTATGGGAATTCATATGATACTTA
This Bacillus sp. SM2101 DNA region includes the following protein-coding sequences:
- a CDS encoding YolD-like family protein; translation: MKDRGIMKWMPAFIQPEHMKMMKEAKADYYKVQKRVLDEHEIEEINNTILESMEFTQEVTVTYFEDGAFKLCMGHIHYVDQLNKHIRVMDKFEEVHRIKFEDIFNVQII